The proteins below come from a single Ruegeria sp. SCSIO 43209 genomic window:
- a CDS encoding ABC transporter ATP-binding protein, protein MAEVVLENISKSFGNLKAVDDISMTIPNGAFVVLLGPTGAGKTTTLRLISGLEKLDSGTVRIAGRDVGIETPAQRDVAMVFQQYSLYPHMTVRENLSFPLRSPILKTPEDEIKRKVNEVADILQIPHKLNNKATELSGGEMQRVSIGRALVRDPQIFLMDEPLSSLDAKLRADLRVELKRIQADLGSTLLYVTHDQVEAMTMATHIGVLENGRLVQYGTPRDIYENPGSVYVASRLGLPRINILPSELFGGNHKGPQIGLRPENIIEGEGSEARVIRAEHLGDQTRLHLDLNGHPVVTLIDVHQDYPSGKLIKIRPHNPLYFDASGARVN, encoded by the coding sequence ATGGCTGAAGTCGTTTTAGAGAATATCTCGAAGTCATTCGGCAATCTAAAGGCGGTGGATGATATCTCAATGACGATCCCCAACGGCGCCTTTGTGGTGCTATTGGGTCCAACGGGCGCGGGAAAGACAACGACGCTGAGATTGATATCCGGACTTGAGAAACTGGATTCTGGAACCGTTCGCATTGCTGGACGGGATGTTGGAATAGAAACGCCAGCCCAGCGCGATGTGGCTATGGTTTTCCAGCAATACTCACTGTACCCGCATATGACAGTGCGGGAGAACCTGTCTTTTCCTCTGAGGTCGCCGATCCTGAAGACGCCAGAGGATGAGATCAAGAGGAAGGTTAACGAAGTTGCGGACATCCTCCAGATTCCGCACAAGTTGAACAACAAAGCGACTGAACTGTCTGGCGGTGAAATGCAGCGCGTTTCAATTGGACGAGCGCTGGTGCGAGACCCCCAGATATTTCTGATGGATGAACCCCTCAGCTCTTTGGACGCCAAGCTTCGGGCGGATTTGCGGGTCGAATTAAAAAGAATTCAGGCGGATCTGGGATCGACCTTGCTATACGTGACCCATGATCAAGTCGAAGCCATGACAATGGCGACGCATATCGGCGTTTTGGAGAACGGCAGGCTGGTTCAGTACGGAACACCCCGGGACATCTATGAAAACCCCGGTAGCGTTTATGTCGCCAGCCGGTTGGGACTGCCGCGGATCAACATTCTGCCTTCCGAGCTGTTCGGAGGCAATCACAAAGGTCCGCAAATAGGTCTTCGCCCGGAAAACATCATCGAAGGAGAAGGCAGCGAAGCGCGGGTAATACGCGCAGAGCATCTGGGGGATCAAACGCGGCTACACCTGGACCTGAACGGTCACCCGGTTGTGACCTTGATTGATGTACATCAGGATTATCCATCTGGAAAACTTATAAAAATCCGCCCACACAACCCGTTGTATTTTGACGCGTCCGGCGCGCGCGTGAATTAA
- a CDS encoding ABC transporter ATP-binding protein produces MAQIVVKNVKKMFGDFTAVRESSFTIEDGEFFMLLGPSGCGKTTTLRMIAGLELPTSGEIYLDGEEISQRPPSERDIAFVFQMFALYPHMNVRKNISYPLISQGMPRAAVKAKVEEVAGILGINDILDSPVGGLSGGDRQRVALGRAIVREPKAFMMDEPLGALDAEFREHMAEELRALHDRMGATTVYVTHDQLEAMQMGDKIVVMNNAVIEQFGTPQEIYDKPATMFVADFIGSPSMNFLPFQGKVAPDSEMVRLNGHDEAVPKLMEGAEGDLVFGVRPEHVFLSDASAYRAKVLATEYLGTTQIVTLQSPNGELKARIDAREVVNPGETVGLEFRSPSVTLFEKATGRALRSALNDEVLSNG; encoded by the coding sequence ATGGCCCAGATCGTTGTCAAAAACGTAAAGAAGATGTTCGGCGATTTCACCGCTGTGCGGGAAAGCTCGTTCACGATTGAAGATGGTGAATTCTTCATGCTGCTTGGTCCATCGGGCTGCGGCAAAACGACGACACTGCGGATGATCGCAGGCTTGGAACTTCCAACATCGGGTGAGATCTATCTCGACGGCGAAGAAATCAGCCAGCGACCCCCATCAGAGCGAGACATTGCATTCGTGTTCCAGATGTTTGCGCTGTATCCCCACATGAACGTGCGCAAAAATATCAGCTACCCCCTGATATCGCAGGGCATGCCGCGTGCTGCTGTAAAAGCCAAAGTAGAAGAAGTCGCGGGAATTCTGGGGATCAACGACATCCTCGATAGCCCGGTAGGTGGACTGTCAGGTGGCGACCGGCAGCGCGTGGCACTGGGCCGCGCGATCGTTCGCGAACCCAAGGCATTCATGATGGACGAACCGTTGGGTGCCTTAGATGCCGAGTTTCGAGAACACATGGCCGAAGAGTTACGCGCGCTTCATGACCGTATGGGCGCAACCACTGTTTACGTGACACACGACCAGTTGGAAGCCATGCAAATGGGCGACAAGATCGTAGTGATGAACAACGCTGTGATTGAGCAATTCGGCACACCTCAGGAAATCTACGACAAACCAGCCACAATGTTCGTTGCAGATTTTATCGGGTCCCCTTCCATGAACTTCCTGCCGTTTCAAGGAAAGGTCGCGCCTGACTCGGAAATGGTTCGACTAAATGGCCATGACGAAGCCGTGCCCAAACTGATGGAGGGGGCGGAAGGTGACTTAGTTTTTGGGGTTCGCCCTGAGCATGTTTTTCTATCGGATGCGAGCGCCTACAGAGCCAAGGTTCTGGCGACAGAATATTTGGGAACCACCCAGATCGTGACGCTGCAAAGCCCGAACGGAGAGCTGAAAGCCCGGATTGATGCGCGCGAAGTCGTAAATCCCGGCGAGACGGTGGGGTTAGAGTTCCGCTCACCCTCAGTAACACTGTTTGAAAAGGCCACCGGACGCGCGTTGAGGTCCGCTCTGAACGACGAGGTACTAAGTAATGGCTGA
- a CDS encoding carbohydrate ABC transporter permease translates to MSSFSVTEPSNRSKWIAGFLVITYALITMIPLVWILLTGFKSPADAISYPPKVVFDPTLEGYVNLFTTRTRQTQEFLEANPPQNWADEIVRQYDMVIVGPSKFGERFMNSVIIGFGSTFLSIFLGTLAAYAFSRFKVPLKDDLLFFILSTRMMPPVAVAIPIFLMFRNLGLSDTHLGMILLYTGVNISLAVWLLKGFIDEIPREYEEAALIDGYTRFQAFYKVVLPQAATGIASTAIFCLIFAWNEYAFAVLLTSANAQTAPPFIPTIIGIGGLDWPAVAAGATIFLIPVMIFTILMRKHLLRGITFGAVRK, encoded by the coding sequence ATGAGCAGTTTTTCCGTCACCGAACCTTCGAACCGTTCAAAGTGGATCGCCGGGTTTCTGGTTATCACCTATGCGCTGATCACGATGATCCCGCTGGTTTGGATTTTGCTAACTGGCTTCAAGTCTCCAGCCGATGCGATCAGCTACCCACCCAAGGTTGTCTTTGATCCAACGCTTGAAGGCTATGTCAATCTCTTCACCACTCGCACACGGCAGACGCAGGAGTTCCTGGAAGCCAACCCGCCACAGAACTGGGCCGATGAGATCGTCCGGCAATATGACATGGTTATTGTCGGGCCATCCAAGTTTGGCGAGCGTTTTATGAATTCGGTGATCATCGGGTTTGGATCGACGTTTCTAAGCATCTTCCTTGGCACCTTGGCTGCTTATGCATTCAGCCGTTTCAAGGTGCCGCTCAAGGACGACCTTCTGTTCTTCATCCTCAGTACGAGAATGATGCCCCCGGTTGCCGTTGCGATCCCAATCTTCCTGATGTTCAGAAACCTCGGTCTAAGCGACACGCATTTGGGGATGATCCTTCTCTATACGGGTGTGAACATCTCGTTGGCTGTTTGGCTGCTGAAAGGGTTCATCGACGAAATCCCGCGAGAGTATGAGGAAGCGGCACTAATAGACGGCTACACCCGGTTTCAGGCGTTTTACAAAGTTGTACTGCCGCAGGCTGCGACGGGTATCGCTTCGACAGCGATCTTCTGCCTTATCTTTGCATGGAACGAGTATGCGTTTGCCGTGTTGCTGACATCCGCGAATGCGCAGACCGCGCCGCCCTTTATTCCCACCATCATCGGGATCGGTGGGCTGGATTGGCCTGCAGTTGCGGCTGGTGCCACGATCTTCCTGATTCCGGTCATGATTTTCACCATCCTGATGCGCAAACACCTGCTGCGCGGGATCACATTCGGAGCGGTGCGCAAATGA
- a CDS encoding carbohydrate ABC transporter permease → MSDRTVDRVAQATPERVARKIRGLSDRAIAWIFISPTIFLLLAINIFPLIWTIQLSFTNYKANRIGREVKDVGFRNYERILTDSDTWLNMQATAHFLFWTIFFQVLIGFTLAWLINKKFKGNDLWTTIIVLPMMLSPAVVGNFWKFLYQPQIGLFNYIVSWFTGKDPSSFEMLGSVTLAPWSIVIVDTWMWTPFVMLICLAGLRSIPDYIYEAAEIDRASKLRQFFTITIPMVLPFLMLAVLFRGIENFKMFDLVVQLTGGGPGSVTELTSINLKREAFEKWRTGYASAYAIILFVTVFGLASIYVKALNKVKQR, encoded by the coding sequence ATGTCTGACAGGACCGTAGATCGCGTTGCGCAGGCAACGCCCGAGCGAGTTGCGCGAAAAATTCGGGGGTTATCCGACCGCGCGATCGCCTGGATATTCATCTCCCCAACGATATTTCTACTGCTGGCGATCAATATCTTCCCTTTGATCTGGACCATCCAACTGAGCTTTACCAACTACAAGGCCAACCGGATCGGGCGCGAGGTCAAAGATGTCGGGTTCAGGAATTACGAGCGCATCCTGACAGACTCGGACACATGGCTGAACATGCAGGCGACGGCGCATTTCCTGTTCTGGACGATTTTTTTTCAAGTCCTGATCGGATTTACTCTGGCGTGGTTGATCAACAAGAAATTCAAGGGCAATGATCTTTGGACCACGATCATCGTGCTGCCGATGATGTTGTCGCCTGCCGTCGTCGGGAACTTCTGGAAGTTTCTCTATCAGCCCCAGATCGGTCTGTTTAACTACATCGTATCGTGGTTTACCGGCAAAGACCCGTCGAGCTTTGAGATGCTCGGGTCCGTAACGCTGGCGCCCTGGTCCATCGTGATTGTCGACACCTGGATGTGGACCCCCTTCGTGATGCTCATCTGTCTGGCCGGGCTGCGCAGTATTCCCGATTACATCTACGAGGCAGCTGAGATCGACAGGGCCAGCAAGCTGCGCCAGTTCTTTACGATTACCATCCCGATGGTCCTGCCATTCCTCATGTTGGCGGTGCTGTTTAGAGGGATCGAGAACTTCAAGATGTTCGATCTGGTGGTGCAACTGACGGGCGGCGGGCCAGGGTCTGTTACGGAGCTGACCTCCATCAATTTGAAGCGCGAAGCCTTTGAGAAATGGCGCACGGGTTATGCCTCGGCCTATGCGATCATCCTTTTCGTCACCGTGTTCGGCCTCGCGTCGATCTACGTCAAAGCCCTGAACAAGGTGAAACAGAGATGA
- a CDS encoding ABC transporter substrate-binding protein, whose translation MTYTKLASASAIVLAATTLSTKANAEDLTLCWAAWDPANALVELSKEFEAESGHTMNFEFVPWPNFADRMLNELNSGGKLCDLLIGDSQWIGGGAENGHYVKLNDFFDAESISMDDFAPATVYAYSTWPKGTPNFYALPAMGDANGWFYRKDWFENPDIQAAYKEATGQDLREPQSQKELLQIAQFFQGREIDGKTVYGAAIFTERGSEGITMGVTGALYPWGFKYENTPGSYDMEGAVNSPEAVEALEFYKEFYKTATPPGYTNSYMGESLDAFKSGQVAMAMNWFAFFPGLYADPNTGGDKIDFFVNPPQNQAGSTLGGQGISVVSYSDKQDAALEYIKWFAQPEVQAKWWELGGYSAHNSVLEDPGFVDSQPFAGDFLEAMAGVQDFWQEPAYAELLLAMQKRIHDYVVADQGTAQEALDLLIEDWTEVFEDEGKL comes from the coding sequence ATGACTTACACAAAACTGGCTTCGGCCAGCGCAATAGTCCTTGCCGCTACTACTCTTTCTACCAAGGCAAATGCTGAAGACCTGACGCTCTGTTGGGCTGCATGGGACCCGGCCAACGCGCTTGTTGAGCTATCAAAAGAATTCGAAGCAGAATCCGGCCACACGATGAACTTCGAATTTGTTCCCTGGCCAAACTTTGCCGACCGGATGCTGAACGAGCTGAACTCCGGCGGGAAGCTCTGCGACCTGTTGATCGGAGATAGTCAGTGGATCGGCGGGGGCGCTGAAAACGGTCATTATGTAAAACTGAATGATTTCTTCGATGCCGAGAGTATCAGCATGGACGATTTCGCGCCGGCAACGGTTTACGCCTATTCGACATGGCCTAAAGGTACTCCGAACTTCTACGCATTGCCCGCAATGGGGGATGCAAACGGCTGGTTCTATCGCAAGGACTGGTTCGAGAATCCGGACATCCAAGCTGCGTACAAGGAAGCAACAGGGCAAGATTTGCGTGAACCTCAGTCTCAGAAAGAATTGCTGCAAATCGCGCAGTTTTTCCAGGGTCGTGAGATCGATGGAAAGACGGTCTACGGTGCGGCGATCTTTACTGAGCGTGGGTCCGAAGGGATCACCATGGGTGTGACCGGAGCGCTCTATCCGTGGGGCTTCAAATATGAAAACACACCAGGATCCTACGATATGGAGGGTGCCGTAAACTCGCCCGAAGCAGTCGAAGCGCTAGAGTTTTACAAAGAATTCTACAAAACAGCGACACCCCCAGGATACACAAACTCCTACATGGGCGAGAGCTTGGACGCCTTTAAGTCCGGTCAGGTCGCCATGGCTATGAACTGGTTTGCGTTCTTCCCGGGTCTCTATGCCGATCCCAATACCGGTGGTGACAAGATCGACTTCTTCGTCAACCCACCACAAAATCAGGCAGGCTCGACACTGGGCGGACAAGGTATCTCTGTTGTCAGCTACTCTGACAAACAGGACGCCGCGCTTGAGTACATTAAGTGGTTCGCGCAGCCAGAAGTTCAGGCCAAATGGTGGGAACTAGGCGGCTACTCGGCACATAATTCGGTGCTGGAAGATCCTGGTTTCGTAGACAGCCAACCGTTCGCCGGTGACTTCCTGGAAGCAATGGCCGGGGTGCAGGATTTCTGGCAAGAGCCTGCCTACGCGGAACTGCTGCTGGCAATGCAGAAGCGCATCCACGACTACGTGGTTGCCGACCAAGGCACAGCTCAAGAAGCGCTTGATCTTCTGATCGAAGATTGGACGGAAGTCTTCGAAGACGAAGGCAAGCTTTAG
- a CDS encoding MOSC domain-containing protein, which produces MNTLTIVRLNRYPIKGLSAEPMQTVTLRAGEGIPGDRLFGFARYNSGFNAQNPQPLPKDRFVVLLNEAALAGVKTNFDIETQNLVIKASGKTHSFNMQAAEDRKNASNFLSSEIGLKDPEPPIFVSSAPHRFTDVSVVSPKMMNAISVLNLASVEKLGEKLNAEIHPARFRANIEMDGLPPFSELDEAGSVFRFGDVELKILSRTKRCAATEVNPETAERDMKIPYQIRVLMGHSDMGVYVEVAKGGTLRVGQTGEILN; this is translated from the coding sequence ATGAACACACTCACTATCGTCAGATTGAACCGCTATCCAATTAAAGGATTGAGTGCCGAGCCTATGCAAACCGTGACGCTGCGAGCAGGGGAGGGGATTCCAGGTGATCGCCTTTTCGGGTTCGCGCGCTACAACTCCGGATTTAACGCACAGAACCCTCAGCCTCTGCCGAAAGATCGCTTTGTTGTTCTATTAAATGAGGCTGCTCTGGCAGGTGTTAAGACGAATTTTGATATTGAGACCCAAAATCTTGTGATCAAAGCGAGCGGCAAAACACACAGCTTTAACATGCAAGCTGCAGAAGATCGGAAAAATGCGTCAAATTTCCTTTCTTCAGAGATTGGCTTAAAAGATCCCGAACCGCCAATATTCGTTTCGTCGGCTCCTCATCGGTTTACAGATGTGTCTGTCGTATCACCCAAAATGATGAACGCGATATCCGTTTTAAATTTGGCGTCTGTGGAAAAGTTGGGTGAAAAACTGAACGCAGAAATCCACCCAGCGCGCTTCCGGGCGAATATCGAGATGGACGGTTTACCTCCGTTTTCTGAGTTGGATGAAGCTGGATCAGTTTTCAGATTTGGCGATGTTGAGTTAAAGATACTTTCACGTACGAAAAGGTGTGCAGCCACTGAAGTGAACCCGGAAACGGCCGAGCGGGACATGAAGATACCCTATCAAATTCGGGTGTTGATGGGTCATTCGGACATGGGTGTCTATGTTGAGGTTGCTAAAGGCGGAACGTTGAGAGTCGGCCAAACTGGGGAAATCTTAAATTGA
- a CDS encoding autotransporter domain-containing protein — translation MLRVSGLNRKARRRTAALSKAQTSKYHQGKSAAYRAFAAPVAAGAIGLGASIGVATPSIAQTVVPPSNGPCSVAGDLATCTGDVSTGVQANGPAIETLNINNVTAPGIAPGGGTDGVAFSTPTGNVTLNIQTNGTDGIVTTGNGADGIVVDADGDGDVSITSTGEIATDGRRSFGIRSDLEGDGAISVNSTGNITTSGRSRSAGIGATQQGGDGDVSVVSAGRISTSGSRSDGIYANQDGGDGTVSVNSAGDISTIRNRSTGITALQSGGEGDVSVVSNGNISTAGNNSGGILGQQSDDDGDVAILSTGNITTEGNNANAVLARQNGGDGDISIESEGNLSTSGNNARGIFARQDDGDGDITIRSTGNITTEGNNADGIFARQRGGDGDISVTSSGNISSARDGIRALLTNDGDITISNRGDVSGAAAGDGINATVNGAGDVVVDSIGDITGREYGIYGVANGTGNVTVNSNGNISAEEEHAIFADAEDGNVTVNVTGDVQSLDSDAIDVETGSPGGVIDVTVVGNITGDAIGIDADAEDSGDINIQVTGDIRAGSDDGIEAEVDGDGDISITMNGDIEASEHGIRSFVAGDGNISVEASGEIAAENIDGINAEIDGNGDVTISASGTIDAEVDGIFAHVTENGNISITNAASITARNDEGIDAEIFGDGDVFIRNSGRITSREDDAIEVDIEGSGDVSIVNSAQLTADSDAIDIELNGDGDARVTNSGALRSLDNNGIEVDVDGAGSITIVNTGNIDAFEYGIEIEDRDNNAAAIITNSARITGREGFSIVYGGDGNDTLNLEPGSILNGSVDFGNGNDGMGGTNPNDIDTLNFARGMNSVVNFADASGDDNDLASAPEVVNFEGAGVVANNGLTAVSVDTTGFAAQGTFISDLTDAVFNTIDTASPYASGSSGGQVSRNLGPFGYVEQDNGPYVWGSAFGGDRDVEEDGSNLGFSHRMYGFVVGAETNEFIDNSDFGVLVGYDDSHVSLDQDAGDTDITSYFGGVYLERDYGRYSLNAALLAGVTDNEATRNVDGGEAKGDFDGTFVSPSLSISAPINALPIPAFFSARASYVFLKLDEYTETGTAYPLTVEDRNVSLFNTRAQLNLPRLYEAANGSSTYLNWAVGVDATFDAGSDDVDAIVAATPFSFVASTEDAAAGFLGITLEHTSADGNRSIGFSGEFQSTFGGGSSVVGELTASIRF, via the coding sequence ATGTTACGAGTAAGCGGTTTGAACCGCAAAGCGCGCCGTCGTACAGCGGCACTTTCCAAAGCGCAGACGAGCAAATACCATCAAGGAAAATCCGCTGCATATCGCGCTTTCGCTGCTCCAGTTGCTGCCGGTGCGATAGGTTTGGGTGCATCGATTGGAGTGGCAACTCCTTCGATCGCGCAAACGGTTGTTCCCCCATCAAACGGTCCGTGCAGTGTTGCGGGTGACCTCGCCACCTGTACGGGAGATGTTTCAACGGGTGTTCAGGCAAACGGGCCAGCAATCGAAACGCTCAATATCAATAACGTGACTGCTCCGGGAATTGCACCGGGCGGTGGAACAGACGGAGTGGCTTTCAGCACACCAACAGGTAACGTAACCCTTAACATCCAGACGAATGGAACTGACGGCATTGTCACGACGGGGAACGGCGCGGATGGGATTGTTGTGGATGCGGACGGCGACGGGGATGTTTCGATCACATCGACGGGAGAAATTGCAACCGACGGACGTCGATCCTTTGGCATTCGATCCGATCTTGAGGGTGACGGTGCCATTTCGGTTAACTCGACCGGCAATATCACGACATCTGGACGCAGCAGAAGCGCCGGTATCGGCGCTACGCAACAAGGTGGTGATGGCGATGTGTCAGTGGTTTCAGCGGGTCGTATAAGCACATCGGGCAGCCGTTCAGACGGAATCTACGCCAATCAGGACGGTGGAGACGGCACGGTATCGGTCAACTCAGCGGGCGATATCAGCACAATTCGAAATCGATCAACAGGCATCACCGCTCTTCAGAGTGGCGGCGAAGGGGATGTCTCGGTGGTGTCGAATGGCAATATCTCAACGGCTGGAAACAACTCTGGCGGTATACTTGGACAGCAAAGCGATGACGATGGCGATGTCGCGATCCTATCAACCGGAAACATCACAACAGAAGGAAACAACGCGAACGCCGTCTTGGCGCGTCAAAATGGCGGCGATGGGGATATCTCCATTGAATCCGAGGGCAACCTCTCGACTTCTGGAAATAACGCCCGCGGGATCTTTGCACGGCAAGACGACGGTGACGGCGATATCACGATCCGCTCGACCGGAAATATCACGACAGAAGGAAACAACGCTGACGGCATCTTTGCCCGCCAAAGGGGCGGAGACGGAGATATCAGCGTCACTTCGTCGGGCAATATTTCGTCCGCAAGGGACGGCATCCGCGCGCTTCTGACCAATGATGGCGACATTACAATTTCGAACCGGGGCGATGTCAGCGGCGCAGCAGCGGGCGACGGTATCAACGCCACGGTGAATGGCGCTGGTGATGTTGTCGTCGACAGCATCGGGGATATTACTGGCAGAGAATACGGGATTTACGGCGTAGCAAATGGAACAGGCAACGTAACGGTCAATTCTAACGGCAACATTTCTGCTGAAGAAGAACATGCGATCTTTGCTGACGCGGAGGACGGGAATGTGACCGTCAATGTGACGGGCGACGTCCAATCCCTCGATAGCGATGCAATTGATGTGGAAACCGGCAGCCCCGGAGGTGTGATTGACGTCACTGTGGTGGGCAATATCACTGGCGATGCGATCGGCATTGACGCTGATGCCGAGGACTCCGGTGATATCAACATTCAGGTCACAGGTGATATCCGCGCCGGTTCGGATGACGGCATCGAAGCCGAAGTTGATGGTGACGGCGACATCTCGATCACGATGAACGGAGATATCGAAGCAAGCGAACACGGGATCCGCAGCTTTGTTGCTGGCGACGGAAACATCTCGGTTGAAGCGTCGGGTGAAATTGCGGCGGAAAATATTGATGGCATTAACGCTGAAATAGACGGAAACGGCGATGTTACTATTTCGGCATCCGGTACCATCGATGCCGAAGTTGACGGAATCTTCGCCCATGTGACCGAGAACGGCAACATAAGCATTACAAACGCTGCATCCATAACCGCCAGAAACGACGAGGGAATTGACGCCGAAATCTTCGGAGATGGCGATGTCTTCATTAGAAACTCGGGGCGGATAACCTCTCGCGAAGACGATGCGATCGAAGTGGATATCGAGGGAAGCGGCGATGTCAGCATTGTGAACTCTGCCCAGCTCACCGCCGATTCCGACGCGATCGATATCGAACTAAACGGTGACGGCGATGCCCGTGTGACCAACAGCGGGGCGTTGCGTTCGCTGGACAATAACGGGATCGAAGTGGACGTGGACGGAGCCGGTTCAATCACCATTGTGAACACTGGAAATATTGATGCGTTCGAATACGGTATCGAGATCGAAGATCGCGACAACAACGCCGCTGCAATAATCACAAACTCCGCCCGCATCACCGGTCGAGAAGGCTTTTCCATCGTATATGGCGGCGATGGGAACGACACGTTGAATCTCGAGCCCGGCTCGATTCTGAACGGATCGGTCGATTTCGGCAATGGCAACGATGGCATGGGGGGCACGAACCCGAATGACATTGACACGTTGAACTTTGCGCGCGGGATGAATTCGGTTGTAAATTTTGCTGATGCATCGGGTGACGATAATGACCTCGCATCCGCCCCCGAAGTCGTCAATTTTGAAGGGGCCGGCGTTGTGGCCAACAATGGCCTCACTGCGGTTTCGGTGGATACGACGGGATTCGCGGCCCAAGGTACCTTTATCAGCGATCTCACCGACGCGGTGTTCAATACGATTGACACCGCCAGCCCCTATGCGTCCGGCTCGTCCGGTGGCCAGGTTAGCAGAAACCTGGGTCCTTTCGGGTATGTTGAACAGGATAACGGCCCATATGTCTGGGGTTCAGCCTTCGGAGGAGATCGCGATGTTGAAGAAGACGGTTCAAATCTTGGATTCAGCCATCGTATGTACGGTTTCGTAGTTGGTGCCGAGACGAATGAATTCATCGATAACAGCGATTTTGGTGTTCTTGTCGGATATGACGACAGCCATGTCTCGCTGGATCAAGACGCAGGAGATACCGATATCACGTCATATTTTGGGGGCGTCTACCTCGAAAGGGACTACGGACGATACAGCCTCAACGCAGCGCTTCTTGCTGGCGTAACCGACAATGAAGCGACCCGAAACGTTGATGGCGGCGAAGCGAAAGGCGATTTTGACGGCACGTTCGTTTCGCCATCGCTCTCGATCTCGGCACCCATCAACGCCTTGCCAATTCCTGCCTTCTTCAGTGCACGCGCAAGCTATGTCTTTCTGAAACTTGATGAATATACCGAAACAGGAACCGCGTATCCGCTGACTGTCGAAGATCGGAACGTTTCGCTGTTCAACACGCGGGCTCAATTGAACTTGCCCCGCCTCTACGAGGCCGCAAATGGATCGAGTACCTACCTGAACTGGGCCGTTGGAGTAGATGCAACTTTTGATGCAGGATCCGACGATGTGGACGCAATCGTAGCAGCGACACCCTTTTCTTTCGTAGCTTCAACAGAAGATGCAGCTGCAGGGTTTCTTGGAATTACGCTTGAACATACCTCTGCAGATGGAAACCGATCGATAGGCTTCAGCGGCGAGTTTCAATCAACTTTTGGTGGTGGATCCAGTGTTGTCGGAGAACTCACGGCTTCCATAAGGTTCTAA
- a CDS encoding LysR family transcriptional regulator, with the protein MDKIDRMRAFALVAKNMSFTVAAQRMGRSARLVSKYVADLENALGVQLLNRTTRSVSLTDAGATYLMLCEPLLDGFDELEDRVRNEQASLRGVIHISAPTGFGALRLVPSLAKFAEKHPHVELDLKFSDRRASIVEEGLDLAVRIGPMRDSSLKVRQLGRMPLVVCASPTYLERAGRPDHPRALAKHECILDGNMTEPTVWRFDFGGQEEAIQVTGRFRMNAPAASARLAEQGAAIARCPAYTVADALRSGDLVELFPENRVSPYVVAALFPQNRRITTRVRALLDHLAGDTTLCPDGKR; encoded by the coding sequence ATGGACAAGATAGACCGCATGCGGGCCTTTGCGCTGGTTGCAAAGAACATGTCGTTCACCGTCGCTGCGCAGCGCATGGGGCGGTCTGCGCGTTTGGTCAGTAAGTACGTCGCTGATCTGGAAAACGCGCTTGGTGTACAGCTGCTCAATCGCACGACCCGCAGCGTGTCGTTGACAGATGCGGGTGCAACATACCTGATGTTGTGCGAGCCGCTTCTCGACGGATTCGACGAACTCGAAGACAGGGTCAGAAATGAGCAGGCGTCCCTTCGCGGTGTGATCCATATCTCGGCGCCAACGGGGTTTGGCGCATTGCGGTTGGTACCTTCGCTCGCCAAATTCGCTGAGAAACACCCCCATGTAGAGCTCGATCTGAAGTTTTCTGATCGCAGAGCGTCGATTGTTGAAGAAGGCCTCGACCTTGCTGTCAGGATTGGCCCAATGCGGGACAGCTCGCTCAAGGTTCGGCAATTGGGCCGCATGCCCTTGGTTGTCTGTGCCTCACCCACCTATTTGGAACGCGCAGGGCGCCCGGACCATCCCCGGGCACTGGCCAAACATGAGTGTATCCTCGATGGCAATATGACAGAGCCTACAGTGTGGAGGTTCGACTTCGGCGGCCAAGAAGAGGCTATCCAAGTGACCGGACGCTTCCGAATGAATGCTCCCGCTGCGTCAGCTCGCCTTGCTGAACAAGGCGCCGCCATCGCACGGTGCCCGGCATATACAGTCGCAGATGCCTTACGGTCCGGCGATCTGGTCGAGCTGTTTCCGGAGAACCGGGTGTCGCCATATGTCGTCGCTGCATTATTTCCACAGAACAGGCGCATTACAACTCGGGTGCGCGCGCTTCTGGATCACCTAGCAGGCGACACGACTTTATGTCCTGATGGAAAGCGCTGA